The following proteins are co-located in the Fluviicola sp. genome:
- a CDS encoding ATP-dependent DNA ligase gives MRLFTQLFTAIDESTKTTVKVAALVSYFRQASQENILHAIALIMGNKPKRPVKTTELKEWAAELAGIPNWLFDESYYIAGDLAETIALLLPPPVQQRELDLATLIKDLSRLIVLSPEERKEEILDYWKSLSGSELFVFNKLITGNFRMGVSRQLVIKALAQFLEMDEAQIAHQLMGKWKPENETLDSLFGRESLTGKHYQPYPFYLAYPLEALPETLGPISDWILERKLDGIRGQIIVRNDELFVWSRGEDLLTDKFPEFHPLKEILPAGTVIDGEIIPLLDGNYLGFNEMQKRIGRKNLSKKIMADVPLVMVCYDLLEWQGEDLRRKSLSERRSLLTGLLENYPVNSILILSEDLPFQNWEEAAAFRINARKEQCEGLMIKRRESNYEIGRKRGNWWKWKTEPMTIDGVLIYAQSGHGRRANLFTDYTFAVWDENGNLLPFAKAYSGLTDKEIVTLDNWVKRNTVEKFGPVRSVKPYWVFEIAFEGIAESPRHKSGIALRFPRILRWRQDKKASEANTISDLKDWLKFDTHE, from the coding sequence ATGAGGCTGTTCACCCAATTATTCACCGCAATAGACGAAAGCACGAAGACTACCGTAAAGGTGGCAGCACTCGTTTCCTATTTCCGGCAGGCTTCGCAAGAGAATATCCTGCACGCCATTGCGTTGATCATGGGAAACAAACCCAAAAGGCCCGTTAAAACAACCGAACTCAAAGAATGGGCAGCTGAATTGGCCGGAATTCCGAATTGGCTCTTCGACGAATCGTATTACATAGCCGGCGATTTGGCAGAAACCATTGCATTGCTCCTTCCACCTCCGGTTCAGCAGCGCGAACTGGACCTTGCAACACTGATCAAAGACTTGTCGAGACTCATTGTTCTTTCACCGGAAGAGCGCAAGGAAGAAATCCTGGATTACTGGAAATCGCTTTCGGGCAGCGAACTTTTTGTGTTCAATAAACTGATCACCGGAAACTTCCGCATGGGTGTTTCGCGGCAATTGGTCATCAAGGCACTGGCTCAATTCCTTGAAATGGACGAAGCACAGATCGCGCACCAGCTTATGGGCAAGTGGAAACCGGAAAACGAAACACTGGATTCGCTTTTTGGCCGGGAATCACTTACCGGGAAACATTACCAACCCTACCCTTTTTACTTAGCTTATCCACTGGAAGCGTTGCCCGAAACCCTCGGGCCGATCAGCGACTGGATCCTGGAGCGCAAACTGGACGGGATCCGCGGGCAGATCATTGTGCGAAACGATGAACTTTTTGTCTGGAGCCGCGGTGAAGACCTCCTGACAGATAAATTCCCGGAATTCCATCCATTAAAAGAAATACTGCCCGCAGGAACGGTTATAGACGGCGAAATTATTCCGCTTCTCGACGGCAATTATCTGGGATTTAACGAAATGCAGAAGCGCATTGGTAGGAAGAACCTTTCCAAAAAGATCATGGCCGATGTTCCGCTGGTGATGGTCTGTTACGATCTGCTCGAATGGCAGGGAGAAGACCTGCGCCGGAAATCCCTTTCCGAACGGCGAAGCCTGCTGACCGGTTTACTGGAAAATTATCCCGTCAATTCTATTTTAATTTTATCCGAAGACCTGCCCTTCCAAAACTGGGAAGAAGCAGCCGCATTCCGCATCAATGCCCGCAAGGAACAGTGTGAAGGGCTGATGATCAAACGCCGGGAAAGCAACTATGAGATCGGTCGCAAACGAGGTAACTGGTGGAAGTGGAAAACCGAGCCCATGACAATTGACGGAGTGCTGATCTACGCACAAAGCGGTCACGGACGGCGCGCCAACCTGTTTACCGATTACACCTTTGCCGTGTGGGATGAAAACGGGAACCTGCTTCCGTTTGCCAAAGCTTATTCCGGTTTGACAGATAAAGAAATTGTGACGCTCGACAATTGGGTGAAGCGCAATACGGTTGAAAAATTCGGCCCGGTAAGAAGCGTGAAACCTTATTGGGTTTTTGAGATCGCCTTTGAAGGAATTGCGGAGAGTCCGCGGCATAAGTCGGGAATTGCTTTGCGTTTCCCACGAATCTTGCGTTGGCGGCAGGATAAAAAAGCTTCCGAAGCCAACACCATCTCGGATCTGAAAGACTGGCTAAAATTCGATACGCATGAGTGA
- a CDS encoding helix-turn-helix transcriptional regulator — MATMKPHRIQSITEIHRLMGLPKPQHPLIGIVDLARLRNESEVNAVIFDLYVISLKRGCDKLHYGQQKYDFDEGLMAFLAPGQILRGEEKGVPSNLEGWMLFIHPDFLWGTSLAHKIKKYEFFDYSVNEALFLSDKEETIINEIAKNIRNEYHSNMDKFSQDIIISHLETLLNYAERFYQRQFITRKITNHQILDRLENLLSDYFNSDDLVTKGLPTVQYISEHLHVSTTYLRSLLKTLTGQSTQQHIHDKLIEKAKEKLSTTNLSISEIAYELGFEHVQSFSKLFKTKTNQSPMEFRSAFN, encoded by the coding sequence ATGGCAACGATGAAACCGCATAGAATACAATCAATAACAGAAATACACCGTTTGATGGGGCTGCCAAAGCCTCAGCATCCGCTCATCGGTATCGTGGATTTAGCGAGATTGAGAAACGAATCAGAAGTAAATGCGGTAATTTTTGACCTCTATGTCATATCCCTGAAAAGAGGTTGCGATAAACTGCACTACGGACAACAAAAATACGATTTTGATGAAGGTCTGATGGCATTTCTGGCACCCGGACAAATTCTGCGCGGGGAAGAAAAAGGTGTTCCGTCAAACCTCGAAGGCTGGATGCTGTTTATACATCCCGATTTCCTGTGGGGAACTTCACTGGCTCATAAAATAAAGAAATACGAATTCTTCGATTATTCCGTAAACGAGGCCTTGTTTCTTTCCGACAAAGAGGAAACGATCATCAACGAGATAGCAAAAAATATTCGGAATGAATACCATTCAAACATGGATAAATTCAGCCAGGATATTATCATTTCGCATCTGGAAACGTTGCTGAACTACGCGGAACGGTTTTATCAGCGCCAGTTCATTACCCGTAAAATAACGAATCATCAGATACTTGACCGGCTGGAAAACCTGCTTTCGGACTACTTTAACAGCGATGATCTGGTGACAAAAGGTTTGCCGACCGTTCAATACATTTCGGAACACTTACATGTCTCAACGACCTACTTGCGCAGTTTGCTTAAAACACTGACAGGACAAAGCACCCAACAGCATATACACGACAAACTCATCGAAAAGGCCAAAGAAAAACTATCTACGACCAATTTATCCATCAGCGAAATTGCCTACGAATTGGGCTTTGAACATGTACAGTCATTCAGCAAATTATTCAAAACCAAGACGAATCAAAGCCCGATGGAGTTTCGATCAGCATTTAACTGA
- a CDS encoding helix-turn-helix transcriptional regulator: protein MAIIVNLDVMMAKRKMSLNELSEKVGLTLSNLSILKTGKAKAIRFSTLEAICNVLDCQPGDILEYVTDEKNTSD from the coding sequence ATGGCAATCATTGTAAATTTAGATGTCATGATGGCAAAGCGCAAGATGTCACTGAATGAACTTTCCGAAAAAGTGGGGCTGACTTTATCGAATCTTTCCATATTAAAGACCGGAAAAGCGAAGGCAATTCGATTTAGTACATTGGAGGCAATTTGTAATGTATTGGATTGCCAGCCAGGCGACATCCTGGAATATGTTACGGATGAAAAAAATACTTCTGATTAA
- a CDS encoding 2'-5' RNA ligase family protein codes for MEKQDNNTCYYLLLNPDAGSMEFMLHKKTEAARAGIPEKYTQTSKPHVTLVSWEDKPEADEWMVNGITTVLQRYEPLVLRAEKANLVGPQWGKHLIVDVTASETLSSIIADLKKEVPGGRKGKLHLTLAYKIPGDKIPETLPVANFDVGRELVFDHLTLLKYTAERKYIELGKFTLANL; via the coding sequence TTGGAAAAGCAAGACAACAACACCTGTTATTACCTGTTACTGAATCCGGATGCCGGATCAATGGAGTTTATGCTTCATAAAAAGACAGAAGCTGCACGTGCAGGAATTCCTGAAAAATATACGCAAACATCAAAACCGCATGTTACCCTGGTTTCCTGGGAAGATAAACCGGAAGCTGATGAATGGATGGTAAACGGAATTACGACGGTTCTTCAACGGTATGAACCGTTGGTTCTGCGGGCTGAAAAAGCAAATTTGGTTGGTCCGCAATGGGGAAAACACCTGATAGTTGATGTAACTGCTTCAGAAACCCTTTCTAGCATTATTGCCGACCTGAAAAAGGAAGTTCCCGGGGGAAGAAAGGGGAAATTGCACCTCACACTGGCTTACAAAATACCGGGCGATAAAATTCCTGAAACTCTTCCTGTAGCGAATTTTGATGTCGGGCGCGAACTGGTTTTCGATCACCTTACTTTGTTGAAATATACGGCAGAGCGGAAGTATATAGAGTTGGGCAAATTCACCCTGGCGAATCTTTAA
- a CDS encoding ligase-associated DNA damage response exonuclease: protein MLKFTDKGMYCQPGKFYIDPWRPVDKALITHGHSDHARWGSKAYLCQHDTKPILKLRLGADISVESVSYGEPISINGVKVSFHPAGHIIGSAQIRMEYKGEIWVVTGDYKLADDGISAPFELVKCHHFVTESTFGLPIYRFDPPEKTYAEINQWWAQNAANGINTVLLGYALGKSQAILNALDPGNGPIFLHGAVANVNDALTESGYHFPGSRITAETDRKSIQSALIMAPPSAFGTPWLRKLAPYKVAMCSGWMALRGARRRKGVDKGFALSDHCDWNQLNEAILATGAEHVYVTHGYESAFSRWVREVHQLSAYEVKTLFHEGEDEDL, encoded by the coding sequence ATGCTTAAATTCACAGATAAGGGAATGTACTGTCAACCGGGAAAGTTTTATATCGATCCCTGGCGTCCGGTGGACAAGGCGCTCATTACGCACGGCCATAGTGATCATGCGCGCTGGGGAAGCAAAGCCTATTTGTGTCAGCACGACACGAAACCTATTCTCAAACTCCGGCTCGGAGCAGATATATCTGTAGAAAGTGTTTCATATGGCGAACCCATTTCCATCAACGGTGTTAAGGTGAGTTTTCATCCAGCAGGACACATCATCGGATCGGCACAAATCCGCATGGAATACAAAGGCGAAATCTGGGTAGTAACCGGTGATTACAAACTGGCAGACGATGGCATCAGTGCACCTTTCGAACTCGTAAAATGCCATCATTTTGTGACCGAATCCACTTTTGGCTTACCGATTTACCGGTTTGATCCACCCGAAAAGACGTATGCAGAAATCAATCAATGGTGGGCGCAAAATGCCGCCAACGGAATAAACACCGTGCTTTTGGGTTATGCCCTGGGCAAATCACAGGCAATCCTGAATGCACTGGATCCGGGTAACGGGCCCATTTTCCTGCATGGTGCAGTAGCCAATGTGAACGACGCACTAACAGAATCCGGATACCATTTCCCGGGATCACGCATTACTGCCGAAACGGATCGCAAAAGCATCCAATCGGCCCTGATCATGGCCCCGCCTTCTGCCTTCGGAACTCCCTGGCTTCGGAAACTGGCTCCTTACAAAGTTGCCATGTGCAGTGGCTGGATGGCCCTGCGCGGTGCAAGACGCAGAAAAGGAGTGGATAAAGGCTTTGCTCTTTCAGACCATTGCGACTGGAACCAGCTCAACGAAGCTATTCTTGCCACAGGCGCAGAACATGTATATGTGACGCACGGTTACGAGTCGGCATTTTCGCGCTGGGTGCGTGAAGTGCACCAGCTGAGTGCTTATGAGGTCAAAACATTGTTTCACGAAGGAGAAGACGAAGATTTATGA
- the pdeM gene encoding ligase-associated DNA damage response endonuclease PdeM has product MKSGKIVLQQTELQLLPEKAVFLPEFQTLCIADWHLGKAAHFRKAGIALPQPDLSLEFDKLSRLIDRYDAQQVILLGDIFHSDLNKDWFHFEEFIKAHAHIAWIITMGNHDLPGKAKFSSLGINATDEFRLGNRIIGTHHPLENVPEDCLNIAGHVHPGCEIFTPARQTFKLPCFHYSRSVLTLPAFGGLTGLFILKPDEHNRIFPIIGDEVKEIRFNRSNS; this is encoded by the coding sequence ATGAAATCCGGGAAGATCGTTCTCCAGCAAACCGAATTGCAATTATTGCCCGAAAAGGCGGTTTTCCTGCCTGAATTCCAAACGTTGTGCATTGCAGACTGGCATTTGGGAAAAGCGGCCCATTTCCGGAAAGCAGGCATTGCACTTCCCCAACCGGACCTGTCACTGGAATTTGACAAACTCTCCCGGCTGATTGACCGGTATGATGCGCAACAGGTGATTTTGCTGGGAGATATCTTTCACAGCGACCTCAACAAGGACTGGTTCCATTTCGAAGAGTTTATCAAAGCACATGCGCATATTGCATGGATTATCACCATGGGAAACCACGATCTTCCGGGGAAAGCCAAATTCTCTTCGCTCGGAATCAATGCTACAGATGAATTCCGGTTGGGAAACCGGATTATTGGGACCCATCATCCTTTGGAAAACGTTCCTGAGGATTGTCTCAACATTGCCGGCCATGTGCATCCGGGCTGCGAAATTTTCACTCCCGCACGCCAGACATTCAAATTGCCCTGCTTCCATTATTCCCGCTCGGTACTCACTTTACCGGCTTTCGGAGGTTTAACGGGTTTATTCATCCTGAAACCCGACGAGCACAACCGCATTTTCCCGATTATCGGTGACGAAGTGAAGGAAATCCGGTTCAACCGATCGAATTCTTAA
- a CDS encoding SDR family oxidoreductase — protein sequence MKNWTAADIPQRNEGLAVITGSTEGVGYEDALALSSAGWNVIMMGRNPQKGAEAIAKIQRMNPKAKVSFEKIDLADLSSIKAFASRMISKGQAIDLLINNAGVMTPPKRLETADGFELQFGTNHIGHFALTAQLLPLLRKSPGARVVTVSSVANRAGQINFEDLQSKSSYTPMKAYGQAKLANLMFALELQRQSEKHGWGITSMASHPGVSRTNLLINGAGRWSFAGIMRTFFPFLFQPTAQGALPTLYAATSPSAKGGSYYGPNKMGETRGFPSPAKIPVQATDLAVSSRLWEVSQQLAKVEF from the coding sequence ATGAAAAATTGGACGGCAGCTGATATTCCTCAAAGAAATGAGGGTTTAGCAGTAATTACAGGTAGCACGGAAGGAGTAGGGTATGAAGATGCGCTGGCTTTATCGTCAGCCGGATGGAATGTCATCATGATGGGACGCAACCCGCAAAAAGGCGCTGAGGCAATTGCGAAGATACAGCGCATGAACCCGAAGGCAAAAGTGAGTTTTGAAAAAATAGACCTTGCGGATTTGTCTTCGATCAAAGCTTTTGCTTCACGAATGATTTCGAAAGGGCAGGCGATTGATCTTCTGATCAATAACGCCGGAGTAATGACACCGCCGAAACGGCTTGAAACTGCTGACGGTTTCGAGTTGCAATTCGGAACCAACCACATCGGCCACTTTGCGTTGACGGCTCAATTACTTCCGTTATTGCGCAAATCGCCCGGTGCGCGCGTTGTAACGGTTTCAAGTGTGGCGAATCGTGCAGGTCAAATCAATTTTGAAGACCTTCAGTCCAAATCCTCATATACTCCCATGAAAGCATACGGCCAGGCAAAACTCGCCAATCTGATGTTTGCTTTGGAACTTCAGCGTCAAAGCGAAAAGCACGGCTGGGGAATAACGAGCATGGCTTCTCATCCGGGAGTTTCCCGCACAAACCTGCTGATTAATGGCGCCGGGCGATGGAGTTTTGCAGGAATTATGAGAACTTTTTTTCCGTTTTTGTTCCAGCCAACCGCACAGGGAGCATTACCCACATTGTATGCAGCCACATCCCCGAGCGCTAAAGGAGGATCGTATTACGGACCAAACAAAATGGGTGAAACCAGAGGATTTCCATCTCCCGCAAAAATACCCGTACAAGCAACGGATCTGGCTGTTTCTTCCAGATTATGGGAGGTTTCTCAGCAGTTGGCAAAAGTTGAATTTTAG
- a CDS encoding S41 family peptidase — protein MFNNAQLKFIGLNFALFFLFTPAFAQNKAGHFKSDIDFGGGTVISTFLDLSTTKDQFKISSPKNADVRMLGGKARLGRMMGKLPKKGIIVNIKGVQQGDSLVGETAIPMFGKLNFRGIVHNQSLSGLLLNADGATIGILKGIASSEDKNDYTLLGRELIKTITDNIYSKQPLKTKEWKKFEKKLEKLCGRAHDDIEVFFGFSMMTSKLPFTHLNLLVSEKENENENENENENKNKEQVTADQSVVFEVKNDSTAYLQIKNFTTSAEELEAILPGIVSNTSYKHLIIDLRNNGGGGVGPAFALAKYIVREDLEVGYFLTNKLNYSGYQPELFRTLPELQPKSTEEFGNELRVSPGAKLIFKKPENPVFTGKLYILTNHYTGSTCEPIVYVLKNRKRATVVGEKTYGGMLAAYPFYLQKKFMLLLPIADFYTYDGVRLDKAGVTPDVEVKSEDALDKTLERINSGNNH, from the coding sequence ATGTTCAACAATGCACAACTGAAATTCATCGGGTTGAATTTCGCACTGTTTTTTCTTTTTACACCAGCTTTCGCCCAAAACAAAGCGGGACATTTTAAAAGCGACATCGATTTTGGTGGCGGTACCGTTATTTCCACTTTTTTGGACTTGAGCACCACGAAAGATCAATTTAAGATCAGTTCTCCCAAAAATGCAGATGTCCGCATGCTGGGAGGTAAGGCAAGATTGGGAAGAATGATGGGCAAATTGCCGAAAAAAGGGATCATAGTGAATATAAAAGGAGTGCAGCAGGGAGATAGTTTGGTGGGGGAAACAGCTATCCCGATGTTCGGAAAACTGAACTTCCGGGGAATCGTGCACAACCAAAGCTTAAGCGGATTATTACTCAATGCGGACGGAGCAACTATCGGTATCCTGAAGGGAATTGCTTCTTCTGAAGACAAGAACGACTATACGCTGCTGGGACGGGAACTGATCAAAACCATCACCGATAATATCTATTCCAAACAGCCGCTGAAAACCAAAGAATGGAAGAAATTCGAGAAAAAACTGGAGAAACTCTGCGGTAGGGCACACGATGATATTGAAGTGTTTTTTGGTTTCAGCATGATGACTTCCAAACTTCCGTTTACGCATTTGAATTTGCTGGTGTCGGAAAAAGAGAATGAGAATGAGAATGAGAATGAGAATGAGAATAAGAATAAGGAACAGGTAACGGCGGATCAATCGGTGGTGTTTGAAGTAAAAAATGATTCTACGGCTTACCTGCAAATAAAGAACTTCACTACTTCAGCGGAAGAATTGGAAGCCATCTTACCCGGAATTGTGTCAAATACGTCCTATAAACACCTGATCATCGACTTACGGAACAATGGCGGTGGTGGTGTTGGCCCGGCTTTCGCACTGGCAAAATACATCGTAAGGGAAGACCTGGAAGTAGGTTATTTCCTCACGAACAAATTGAATTACTCGGGTTATCAGCCGGAATTGTTCCGCACCTTGCCGGAACTTCAACCTAAAAGCACCGAAGAATTCGGGAATGAACTGCGTGTTTCACCCGGGGCGAAGCTTATCTTTAAGAAGCCCGAAAACCCGGTATTCACCGGAAAGCTTTACATACTGACCAATCACTACACTGGAAGTACCTGCGAACCGATTGTCTACGTGCTGAAAAACAGGAAAAGAGCTACTGTTGTCGGCGAAAAAACCTATGGCGGAATGCTGGCTGCATATCCGTTCTATCTGCAAAAGAAATTCATGCTTCTGCTGCCGATTGCAGATTTCTATACCTACGATGGTGTGCGCCTGGATAAAGCGGGAGTAACTCCCGATGTGGAGGTGAAATCAGAGGATGCCTTAGACAAGACCCTTGAACGGATTAACTCCGGGAATAATCATTGA
- a CDS encoding ligase-associated DNA damage response DEXH box helicase, protein MSDLGNTWFFNRGWTAHKFQEQTWAAMARGKSGLLNAPTGSGKTYAIWFGLLEHYYKKRKKTKSTREKPKLHSLWITPLRALSREIHLAAQRVSTDFDLDYDVQLRTGDTSAAMRQKQKSQSPQALITTPESVHLLLASKDYATYFSELSFVIVDEWHELLGSKRGVLIELALSRLKAICPKLQIWGISATIGNLEQAMDILLGKDHQGIMVRAVNRKKLEMHTLLPDTLEKFPWSGHLGVKMIDKVLPVIYAHQSTLLFTNTRSQAEIWYQQLIEADPELSGQIAMHHGSLSEEVRFWVEEALHTGKLKAVVCTSSLDLGVDFRPVDCVVQIGSSKGIARFMQRAGRSGHRPDATSKIFFLPTHSLEIMEGAAMRYAVSEKMYEQRQPYIRSFDVLLQYLVTLSVSDGFHPEEIYSEVKSTHCFESITAEEFSECLLMITQGGKSLQVYDEFHKVEIIPGENGKPALYKVNSRQIAMRHRLGIGAIVSDAMLQVKFRKGGYLGSIEEFFISRLKPGEAFFFSGRLLELVQVKDMQAIVKPSVQKKGIVPSWKGGRFPITTDFSTALRHTFLQIREPGRNQPEELRFLHPLFEKQEAVSAIPGEDELLVEYVATKRGFHLFVFPFEGKLVHEGMAAVIAYRLSQVSKATFSIASNEYGFELLTDVEYDIHNLIGNGLFSPENLLNDIQHGINIGEMAKRKFRDIAGIAGLVFKGFPGKPQKTKHLQANSGLFFSVFEDYDPANLLLREAYDEVYDFQLEYARMYTAFERISTHRIIFKTPEHLTPFAFPVFAESFRERYSNEDWQSRLEKLKKQLE, encoded by the coding sequence ATGAGTGACCTGGGAAATACGTGGTTTTTCAACCGGGGCTGGACAGCGCATAAATTCCAGGAACAAACCTGGGCGGCTATGGCTAGAGGAAAATCGGGTTTGCTGAATGCGCCTACCGGGTCGGGAAAAACCTATGCAATCTGGTTCGGACTGCTGGAACACTATTATAAAAAGCGCAAAAAAACGAAAAGCACCCGGGAAAAACCCAAACTACATAGCTTGTGGATCACACCGCTCAGAGCCTTGTCGCGGGAAATCCACCTGGCAGCACAGAGAGTCAGCACCGATTTTGACCTCGATTACGACGTACAGCTTCGCACCGGTGACACTTCCGCGGCAATGCGGCAAAAACAGAAAAGTCAATCACCGCAGGCCTTGATCACCACACCGGAAAGCGTTCATTTACTGCTGGCTTCCAAAGACTACGCAACTTATTTCAGCGAACTGAGCTTTGTGATCGTAGACGAATGGCATGAACTCCTAGGAAGCAAGCGCGGTGTACTCATCGAACTCGCCCTAAGCCGATTGAAAGCTATTTGCCCGAAACTCCAGATCTGGGGAATCTCCGCCACGATCGGAAACCTGGAACAAGCCATGGACATTTTACTGGGGAAAGATCACCAGGGCATCATGGTACGGGCGGTGAACCGGAAAAAGCTGGAAATGCATACGCTTTTGCCCGACACGCTTGAAAAGTTTCCCTGGTCGGGACATCTGGGCGTGAAAATGATCGATAAAGTATTGCCCGTTATTTATGCCCATCAATCAACTTTGCTGTTTACCAACACGCGCTCACAAGCCGAGATCTGGTACCAGCAGCTGATCGAAGCGGATCCGGAACTTTCCGGGCAGATTGCCATGCACCACGGTTCGCTGAGCGAAGAAGTACGGTTTTGGGTGGAAGAAGCTTTGCATACCGGGAAACTGAAAGCCGTGGTATGTACCAGTAGCCTGGATCTGGGTGTGGATTTCAGGCCAGTTGATTGTGTGGTCCAGATCGGATCATCGAAAGGAATTGCGCGCTTTATGCAACGTGCAGGCAGAAGCGGCCACCGACCGGACGCTACCAGCAAGATCTTTTTCCTGCCGACACATTCGCTGGAGATCATGGAAGGTGCAGCGATGCGCTATGCCGTAAGCGAAAAAATGTACGAACAACGTCAGCCCTACATCCGTTCGTTCGATGTACTGCTGCAATACCTGGTAACGCTATCGGTTTCAGACGGTTTCCACCCTGAAGAAATCTATTCGGAGGTGAAATCCACCCATTGTTTTGAATCAATAACAGCTGAAGAGTTCAGCGAATGCTTGCTCATGATCACACAGGGCGGTAAAAGCCTGCAGGTTTACGACGAGTTTCACAAAGTGGAAATCATTCCCGGTGAAAACGGAAAGCCGGCTCTTTATAAGGTCAACAGCCGTCAAATTGCCATGCGTCACCGGCTTGGGATCGGTGCCATTGTTTCCGATGCCATGTTGCAGGTAAAATTCCGGAAAGGTGGCTATCTGGGAAGCATCGAGGAATTTTTCATTTCGCGGCTCAAACCCGGCGAGGCTTTCTTCTTTAGCGGAAGACTGCTGGAACTCGTGCAGGTAAAAGACATGCAGGCCATTGTAAAACCTTCGGTACAGAAAAAAGGAATTGTGCCATCCTGGAAAGGCGGACGCTTTCCCATTACAACCGATTTTTCCACGGCTTTGCGGCATACTTTTCTGCAGATTCGAGAACCAGGCAGGAACCAGCCGGAAGAACTCCGATTCCTGCATCCGCTTTTTGAAAAACAGGAAGCAGTTTCGGCTATTCCCGGTGAAGATGAATTGCTGGTGGAATACGTTGCTACCAAACGCGGATTTCACCTGTTTGTATTTCCGTTTGAGGGGAAATTAGTCCACGAAGGAATGGCAGCCGTTATCGCATACCGCCTGAGCCAGGTTTCCAAAGCTACTTTCAGCATTGCTTCGAATGAATACGGTTTTGAGCTGCTTACGGATGTTGAATATGACATCCATAACCTCATCGGGAACGGTTTGTTTTCACCGGAAAACCTGCTGAACGACATTCAGCATGGTATTAATATCGGGGAAATGGCCAAGCGCAAGTTCCGGGATATTGCAGGAATCGCCGGGCTTGTTTTCAAAGGATTTCCGGGCAAACCTCAAAAAACCAAGCACCTGCAAGCCAATTCCGGACTTTTCTTTTCTGTTTTCGAAGATTACGATCCGGCAAACCTGCTCCTGCGTGAAGCTTACGACGAGGTCTATGATTTCCAGCTGGAATATGCGCGTATGTACACCGCCTTCGAACGCATTTCTACCCATCGCATCATCTTCAAAACGCCGGAGCACCTTACTCCTTTCGCTTTCCCGGTTTTCGCAGAATCCTTCCGGGAACGTTACAGCAACGAAGATTGGCAATCCAGGCTGGAAAAACTGAAGAAACAACTGGAATAA
- a CDS encoding LytTR family DNA-binding domain-containing protein → MNFLNKQIHFTVSGRRRALIGLTLCVYLCFIVIVLQPFDTSQFDAEYKTLLLSGYGIFAGLVFILLGRFENGWYRRTGKVWTVKREILSTLLYLFVSGSVLYAYNRTIVNYFREYTFWTYLRFMSVTVTCMVPVFVPPMIYLRQKLGEKIVPLAESSMILIGENKHEVLKLEKADLLFVKAVENYVEICFIDEYRKVISLTFRQTLSNVYEQLPFLERCHRSYLVNAGNIREITGNSQGAKISFMTSDKEIPLSKTYYKQVKADFDSVQSILNKEVPGRNILYN, encoded by the coding sequence TTGAACTTTTTAAACAAACAAATCCATTTTACGGTATCCGGAAGAAGAAGAGCACTGATTGGACTTACTTTGTGTGTTTATCTATGTTTTATCGTTATTGTGCTGCAGCCTTTCGATACCAGTCAATTTGATGCGGAGTACAAAACATTGCTGCTTTCCGGTTACGGTATTTTCGCCGGATTGGTATTTATCCTGCTGGGAAGATTTGAAAATGGCTGGTATCGCCGAACCGGAAAAGTCTGGACCGTCAAGCGGGAGATTCTTTCCACATTGTTATATCTGTTCGTTTCAGGATCGGTGCTCTATGCATACAACCGCACAATCGTTAATTACTTCCGGGAATATACGTTTTGGACTTACCTGCGTTTCATGAGTGTTACAGTGACCTGTATGGTTCCCGTGTTTGTCCCGCCCATGATTTACTTACGACAAAAATTGGGTGAAAAGATCGTTCCTCTGGCAGAAAGTTCCATGATATTGATCGGGGAGAATAAGCATGAAGTTCTGAAACTGGAAAAAGCGGATCTCTTGTTTGTGAAAGCTGTAGAAAACTACGTGGAGATCTGTTTCATAGATGAGTACCGGAAAGTAATCTCCCTGACATTCCGTCAAACCCTGTCGAATGTTTACGAACAGTTGCCGTTTTTGGAAAGATGCCATCGTTCGTACCTGGTCAATGCAGGAAACATCCGGGAAATCACCGGGAACTCGCAAGGCGCCAAAATTTCGTTTATGACAAGTGATAAAGAGATTCCGCTTTCAAAAACCTATTACAAACAAGTAAAAGCAGATTTCGACTCTGTTCAGTCAATTTTAAATAAGGAAGTACCGGGTCGGAATATTCTTTATAATTGA